CAAATCCATGTCGCTGAGCAAACGCCCGGGCACCCTCGATCGTATCTTGGTTCGTCAAATTCACCGCAAAAATTTCGATCTGTTCTTTGTATTTTCCGTACAAATACACCAGGTCGGGCGCCTCCAGCTCACAAGGCGGGCACCAGGAGGCCCAGAAATTCACCACGACCGGCTTCTGTCCTCGTAATTCACGCAATGGATAGGTTTGTCCATCCATTCCCTGTAATGTAAAATCAGGCGCCTGACTGCCGACAGCAGGCCCCTCTTCGACCCACGCAAAATCTCTTGGAAGCCGCGTGTCCACCTCACCCAACTCCAATTTCAGACCTTCCCCTCCCTCTATCTGACCGGCAGAAGATGTCTCTGCCTCATCCTGCGTATCTGTTTTTCTTTGCGCATGGTCCTCACTGGCAGGACCTTGGGGCCATTGTTGAGGGCCTGCTTCGTTGGACTGCAGCCGTTCACCGGCCACCCAGATCACACCCACCACCAAACCCAGTAAGATCAATCCCTGCCACCACTTCACGCACATCCCTCCTCGCTTCTGTCAACAAGAAATTGAACACCAGGAAAAACCCGACCCTCCATTTAGAACCCTGAAAAACCTCCATACAATTGAATGAGCCAAACTGTAATTCGCGACATTTGATCCGTCATAAGCAAGATCCCGACCAGGATCATCATCGCTCCGCCAATCCGCATCAAGGCCTGTGTATGTCTGAGCAACACCTTCAACTTGCCAAGGAAAAAGGACATCAGGAAAAAGGGCAAGGCAAACCCCAGTACATATACCGCGATCATCCATACACCCTGTGAAGGGTTGGTCGCGCCAAGCATCAGCACCGCAGTCAGAATCGGCCCGATACAGGGTGTCCAACCGGCAGCAAAGGTGACACCAATCAGCATCGAACCTATGTATCCAAGCGGTCGGTTGCGAAACTGAAAGCGACGCTCTTGCATCAGCCAACTGTTGTTAAATAAACCCATCATCAGCAGCCCCATCAGAACGATCACCGCACCACCAATGATCTGCAGCCATGTCTGATACTGAAGAAATAACTGGCCAATCAGGCTGGCCGACAATCCTAAAGCAAAAAAGATCACAGAAAAACCAAGGGTGAAGCTCAGGGTATGGAGCATAGCCTGCCGTTGTCGCCAAATCCCCGCCCCGCCCTGTTGAATCTGTTCCACGGAAACACCCGTTATGTAAGACAGGTATGATGGATACAGCGGTAACATACAAGGCGAAACAAAAGAAAGCACGCCTGCCAAAAAAGCCAGCCAGATGGTTACTTCCGAGGTCAGCATTTCTTGCCCTCCTCCCATGTTGTTTAACTTAACGTACAACTGGCCATTCCGATGATGACCAAAAACAGTCCAGAAAACAGTAAAGCTTTCCTACCCACCCAGATAAAACGAACCCTATATCCCGAATCTAACAATCGCAAAATGCGCACATCGAGTGAGGAGGTAAAATGGGCTACTGTCATCCCCATCTTCATCCACGTCATCTCTTGCCGCTTTTTCACCATCTTTAAAATGGCAGAACCCAACGCATGAGAAGAACCCATTTTTTGTATCACGAACTGATCCGCCATCAACTCACGAAGGAGCCGGTAACTTCTGACCAGTTCGCCGATTACCGGCAAATATT
The sequence above is drawn from the Bacillus thermozeamaize genome and encodes:
- a CDS encoding cytochrome C biogenesis protein CcdA — protein: MLTSEVTIWLAFLAGVLSFVSPCMLPLYPSYLSYITGVSVEQIQQGGAGIWRQRQAMLHTLSFTLGFSVIFFALGLSASLIGQLFLQYQTWLQIIGGAVIVLMGLLMMGLFNNSWLMQERRFQFRNRPLGYIGSMLIGVTFAAGWTPCIGPILTAVLMLGATNPSQGVWMIAVYVLGFALPFFLMSFFLGKLKVLLRHTQALMRIGGAMMILVGILLMTDQMSRITVWLIQLYGGFSGF